From Coffea arabica cultivar ET-39 chromosome 10e, Coffea Arabica ET-39 HiFi, whole genome shotgun sequence, one genomic window encodes:
- the LOC113712531 gene encoding uncharacterized protein — protein sequence MATLSSSLVLSKNPSFHSSPSSSGSSLKTLEQCMGSTVPTNLSFGLRHSRKSSISKGVLTVRATYSDGRSGTGNLFLGGFILGGLVIGTLGCVYAPQISSALAGTDKKDLMRKLPKFIYDEDKALEKQRKKLSEKIAQLNSAIDDVSNQLRSENTPNGADVNSDEVEALI from the exons ATGGCAACTCTTTCAAGTTCCTTGGTATTATCTAAGAACCCATCATTCCATTCCTCACCCTCATCATCAG GTTCTTCTCTGAAGACATTAGAGCAATGTATGGGAAGCACTGTTCCCACCAACTTGTCCTTTGGTCTGAGGCATTCAAGGAAATCATCCATATCTAAAGGAGTGCTGACTGTTCGTGCAACCTATAG TGATGGAAGGTCAGGCACTGGGAATCTCTTCCTCGGAGGCTTTATTTTGGGAGGATTAGTTATTGGGACACTTGGTTGTGTATATGCACCTCAG ATCAGCAGTGCACTAGCTGGAACTGACAAAAAGGACCTGATGAGAAAATTGCCAAAATTCATATATGATGAAGACAAAGCTTTGGAG AAACAGCGGAAGAAACTATCAGAGAAGATTGCACAGCTGAACTCTGCTATAGATGATGTTTCAAATCAGCTGCGATCAGAAAATACCCCAAATGGAGCAGATGTTAACTCGGATGAAGTTGAGGCACTTATATAA
- the LOC113712439 gene encoding glyceraldehyde-3-phosphate dehydrogenase B, chloroplastic: protein MASTHAALASSRIPANTRLVSKTSHYNSFPTQYSFSKRLEVDEYSGLRSSGCVTFATNSRETSFFDAAAVQLTPKRQNAGSTPVKGETVAKLKVAINGFGRIGRNFLRCWHGRKNSPLDVIVVNDSAGVKNASHLLKYDSMLGTFKADVKVVDTETISVDGKPIQVVSSRDPLKLPWADLGIDIVIEGTGVFVDGPGAGKHIQAGAKKVIITAPAKGADIPTYVVGVNEQDYYHEVSNIVSNASCTTNCLAPFVKVLDEEFGIVKGTMTTTHSYTGDQRLLDASHRDLRRARAAALNIVPTSTGAAKAVSLVLPQLKGKLNGIALRVPTPNVSVVDLVVNVEKRGLTAEDVNAAFRKAADGPLKGILDVCDAPLVSVDFKCTDVSSTIDSSLTMVMGDDMVKVVAWYDNEWGYSQRVVDLAHLVASKWPGLFIDGSGDPLEDYCKTNAADEECKVYEA, encoded by the exons ATGGCCAGTACTCATGCAGCTCTTGCTTCTTCAAGAATCCCTGCTAACACAAGGCTCGTTTCCAAAACCTCCCACTACAACTCCTTCCCTACTCAATACTCCTTCTCCAAG AGACTTGAAGTAGATGAATACTCTGGTCTTAGATCCAGCGGATGTGTGACCTTTGCTACCAATTCAAGGGAAACTTCTTTCTTTGATGCAGCGGCCGTCCAACTTACCCCAAAGAGACAA AATGCAGGATCAACCCCAGTTAAGGGAGAAACTGTTGCCAAATTGAAGGTAGCAATAAATGGTTTTGGACGCATTGGCAGAAACTTCCTTCGGTGCTGGCATGGGCGAAAGAACTCACCACTTGATGTCATTGTTGTCAATGACAGTGCAGGTGTTAAGAAT GCATCTCACTTGCTAAAGTATGATTCGATGCTTGGAACCTTCAAGGCAGATGTTAAAGTTGTGGACACTGAGACCATTAGTGTTGATGGAAAGCCCATTCAGGTCGTCTCCAGTAGGGATCCTCTCAAGCTTCCTTGGGCTGACCTTGGCATTGATATCGTTATTGAG GGAACAGGCGTATTTGTGGATGGCCCAGGAGCTGGGAAGCATATCCAAGCTGGTGCAAAGAAAGTCATTATCACTGCTCCAGCAAAAGGTGCTGACATCCCAACCTACGTTGTGGGAGTGAATGAGCAGGATTACTACCACGAGGTCTCTAATATCGTAAG CAATGCTTCTTGTACCACAAACTGTTTGGCTCCTTTCGTGAAGGTCTTGGATGAAGAATTTG GCATTGTGAAGGGAACAATGACAACCACCCACTCCTATACTGGTGATCAG AGGCTTTTAGATGCATCACACCGGGACTTGAGGCGAGCCAGAGCTGCAGCACTAAACATTGTCCCAACAAGCACGGGTGCAGCTAAGGCAGTGTCATTGGTGCTGCCGCAGCTGAAGGGTAAACTCAATGGCATTGCGCTCCGGGTTCCGACACCTAACGTGTCCGTGGTTGACCTTGTTGTAAACGTCGAGAAGAGGGGACTGACGGCTGAAGACGTGAATGCTGCATTCAGAAAGGCTGCTGATGGGCCGTTGAAAGGCATATTGGACGTGTGTGATGCTCCTCTTGTATCTGTCGACTTCAAATGTACCGATGTTTCTTCCACCATTGACTCCTCCTTGACGATGGTAATGGGAGATGACATGGTGAAGGTGGTTGCCTGGTACGACAATGAGTGGGGATACAG CCAACGCGTTGTGGATTTGGCTCATCTGGTTGCAAGCAAGTGGCCAGGCTTGTTTATTGACGGGAGCGGAGACCCATTGGAAGACTACTGCAAGACAAACGCTGCTGATGAGGAGTGCAAAGTTTATGAAGCCTAA
- the LOC140004284 gene encoding serine/threonine-protein kinase/endoribonuclease IRE1b-like isoform X1 gives MRGISVRLVFLVILLVLVVVSSLVVVVASGPPSSSRSSDLDDDSDIPASHLPLPLTSKHDTAVVAAPDGTIYLVEINSGKVLWSFASGSPIYSSYQAVHHNEGQRNNATTWADDFFIDIGEDWQLYVNGNGLKNVKLPVSVEEFLKSTPFISASGGIMLGSKKSTIFIVDAKTGKVIHTLCSDTVRAVEHEHNDESTLVARTDFGGWVPHSATNLDGIEEPLYVTRKDYVLKFTNMKTGKILWYLMFADIEASYQCNAIESFLGSVFYTEDEVSLRKNLDAKLQLHCPPKPVVYRIRDRSSFKSLFKTNSLPDAFAGDKVLLLAAPDLDPMLQLVEKILGLHQSNGGDIGLALPTPESEDFGVVALPEGDIDQIHEIGGFANLIGSHFWFVALFGGLMLLIVTFFVSHWVVKEQGKLNKGVEMPNIQALTTRKKKPRKPRTNSKTAERKKKNVSHDQMAKDINVLPDYERAKKFLQLGLPNNSDGFMDGRNIGRLFVSTTGIAMGSNGTVVLEGIYDGRPVAVKRLVQTHHNVAFKEIQNLIASDHHPNIVRWFGVEYDQDFVYLALERCACSLYDLILSCSSSQNQETYQDGDCNCAGNEFVRLGLLGDNHALQLSKSNGYPSHHLLKLMRDVVRGLAHLHELGIIHRDLKPQNVLVTKERVLCAKLSDMGINKRLSGDTSSLTKHATGYGSSGWQAPEQLLHERQTRAVDLFSLGCLLFFCITGGKHPFGEILERDVNIVNNQKDLFLIENLPEATDLIASLLHCNPELRPKATQVACHPLFWDSEMRLSFLRDASDRVELEDREKESELLKALESIGNVALGGKWDEKMDTAFINDIGRYRRYKFDSVRDLLRVIRNKLNHYRELPKDIQGILGQVPEGFDNYFSTRFPKLVIEVFKVFHLYCAEEEEAFIKYFKCDYM, from the exons ATGAGGGGTATTTCAGTTCGTCTTGTATTTTTAGTAATACTGCTGGTACTAGTAGTAGTATCATCTTTAGTTGTTGTCGTTGCATCCGGACCTCCATCAAGCTCACGGAGCTCCGACCTGGATGATGATTCAGATATTCCTGCTTCCCACCTTCCATTGCCGCTGACGTC TAAACATGATACAGCAGTGGTGGCCGCCCCGGATGGCACCATATACTTAGTGGAGATCAACTCAGGAAAAGTGCTATGGTCGTTTGCATCAGGCTCCCCGATTTATTCATCTTATCAGGCTGTCCACCATAATGAAGGTCAACGGAACAATGCCACCACATGGGCCGATGATTTTTTCATAGACATTGGAGAAGATTGGCAGCTGTATGTCAATGGAAATGGCTTGAAGAATGTG AAACTCCCAGTGAGTGTGGAAGAATTCCTAAAGAGCACTCCTTTCATATCAGCTAGTGGTGGAATTATGTTAGGCTCGAAGAAATCAACAATTTTCATTGTTGATGCCAAAACTGGAAAAGTAATTCATACCCTGTGTTCAGACACTGTTAGAGCAGTTGAGCATGAGCACAATGATGAAAGTACCCTTGTCGCAAGGACAGATTTTGGAGGATGGGTTCCTCATAGTGCCACGAATTTGGATGGAATTGAAGAGCCACTTTATGTTACTAGGAAGGATTATGTTCTAAAGTTTACTAATATGAAGacaggaaagattttatggtaTCTAATGTTTGCTGATATTGAAGCTTCCTATCAATGCAATGCAATTGAAAGTTTTCTGGGTAGTGTCTTTTATACTGAAGATGAAGTTAGCCTTAGAAAGAATCTTGATGCCAAGTTGCAGCTTCATTGTCCTCCAAAGCCTGTTGTGTACCGCATACGTGATCGCAGTTCGTTCAAGTCTCTTTTCAAGACTAATAGTTTGCCAGATGCTTTTGCTGGGGACAAAGTGCTCTTGCTAGCTGCACCTGACCTTGATCCTATGTTACAGCTGGTCGAAAAGATATTAGGTTTGCATCAAAGTAATGGAGGTGATATAGGGCTTGCTCTACCCACCCCTGAGAGTGAAGATTTTGGAGTCGTGGCTTTGCCTGAAGGAGATATTGATCAAATTCATGAGATTGGAGGTTTTGCTAATTTAATAGGATCTCATTTCTGGTTTGTTGCCCTATTTGGTGGTCTTATGCTCCTAATTGTTACTTTCTTTGTTAGTCACTGGGTAGTTAAAGAACAAGGTAAGTTAAACAAGGGAGTTGAGATGCCCAATATCCAAGCTTTAACAACCAGAAAGAAGAAACCTCGAAAACCAAGAACAAATAGCAAAACTgctgagagaaagaaaaagaatgtttctcatgatcaaATGGCCAAAGACATCAATGTGCTCCCAGATTATGAAAGAGCAAAAAAATTCTTACAACTTGGGTTGCCTAATAATTCAGATGGTTTCATGGACGGACGCAACATTGGCAGATTGTTTGTCTCAACCACAGGAATTGCAATGGGAAGCAACGGTACCGTCGTGCTTGAGGGAATTTATGATGGTCGTCCAGTTGCTGTTAAGCGCCTTGTACAGACCCATCACAACGTGGCATTTAAAGAGATTCAGAATCTCATTGCCTCTGATCACCATCCAAATATTGTGAGATGGTTTGGTGTGGAGTATGATCAAGATTTTGTCTATCTTGCTCTGGAACGTTGTGCCTGTAGCTTATATGATTTGATATTGTCCTGCTCTAGCtcacaaaatcaagaaacttACCAGGATGGAGATTGTAACTGTGCTGGCAATGAATTTGTTCGACTAGGGTTGCTAGGAGATAACCATGCTCTCCAGTTATCGAAGTCGAATGGGTATCCTTCGCATCATTTGTTAAAATTAATGAG GGATGTTGTTCGGGGGCTTGCTCATTTGCATGAACTTGGTATTATTCATCGGGATTTAAAGCCTCAAAATGTTCTTGTAACAAAGGAAAGAGTTTTATGTGCCAAACTTTCAGATATGGGCATCAACAAGCGCCTTTCTGGGGATACGTCTTCTTTAACAAAGCATGCAACTG GTTATGGGAGTTCAGGGTGGCAAGCACCTGAGCAACTTCTTCATGAACGTCAGACGCGAGCTGTAGATTTGTTCAGTCTAGGCTGTCTTCTCTTCTTTTGTATTACTGGTGGCAAACACCCATTCGGTGAAATCCTTGAACGTGATGTGAATATAGTTAATAACCAAAAAGACTTGTTCTTGATAGAAAACCTTCCTGAAGCAACAGATTTGATCGCTTCTCTCTTGCATTGCAACCCTGAGTTGAG gCCAAAAGCAACTCAAGTAGCGTGTCATCCTTTGTTTTGGGATTCAGAGATGCGACTTTCATTTCTTCGAGATGCCAGTGATAGGGTGGAATTGGAGGATAGGGAGAAGGAATCTGAACTGCTGAAAGCATTGGAAAGTATTGGAAATGTGGCTTTAGGTGGTAAATGGGATGAAAAGATGGATACTGCTTTTATCAATGATATTGGGCGTTACAGGCGGTACAAGTTTGATAGTGTTCGGGACTTGTTGCGTGTGATACGAAACAAGTTAAACCACTATAGAGAACTTCCAAAGGATATCCAGGGAATTCTTGGGCAAGTCCCTGAAGGATTTGATAATTACTTTTCTACACGATTCCCGAAACTTGTAATAGAGGTTTTTAAGGTGTTTCACTTGTATTGTGCAGAAGAGGAAGAAGCCTTTATCAAGTACTTTAAATGCGATTACATGTAA
- the LOC140004284 gene encoding serine/threonine-protein kinase/endoribonuclease IRE1b-like isoform X2 codes for MLGSKKSTIFIVDAKTGKVIHTLCSDTVRAVEHEHNDESTLVARTDFGGWVPHSATNLDGIEEPLYVTRKDYVLKFTNMKTGKILWYLMFADIEASYQCNAIESFLGSVFYTEDEVSLRKNLDAKLQLHCPPKPVVYRIRDRSSFKSLFKTNSLPDAFAGDKVLLLAAPDLDPMLQLVEKILGLHQSNGGDIGLALPTPESEDFGVVALPEGDIDQIHEIGGFANLIGSHFWFVALFGGLMLLIVTFFVSHWVVKEQGKLNKGVEMPNIQALTTRKKKPRKPRTNSKTAERKKKNVSHDQMAKDINVLPDYERAKKFLQLGLPNNSDGFMDGRNIGRLFVSTTGIAMGSNGTVVLEGIYDGRPVAVKRLVQTHHNVAFKEIQNLIASDHHPNIVRWFGVEYDQDFVYLALERCACSLYDLILSCSSSQNQETYQDGDCNCAGNEFVRLGLLGDNHALQLSKSNGYPSHHLLKLMRDVVRGLAHLHELGIIHRDLKPQNVLVTKERVLCAKLSDMGINKRLSGDTSSLTKHATGYGSSGWQAPEQLLHERQTRAVDLFSLGCLLFFCITGGKHPFGEILERDVNIVNNQKDLFLIENLPEATDLIASLLHCNPELRPKATQVACHPLFWDSEMRLSFLRDASDRVELEDREKESELLKALESIGNVALGGKWDEKMDTAFINDIGRYRRYKFDSVRDLLRVIRNKLNHYRELPKDIQGILGQVPEGFDNYFSTRFPKLVIEVFKVFHLYCAEEEEAFIKYFKCDYM; via the exons ATGTTAGGCTCGAAGAAATCAACAATTTTCATTGTTGATGCCAAAACTGGAAAAGTAATTCATACCCTGTGTTCAGACACTGTTAGAGCAGTTGAGCATGAGCACAATGATGAAAGTACCCTTGTCGCAAGGACAGATTTTGGAGGATGGGTTCCTCATAGTGCCACGAATTTGGATGGAATTGAAGAGCCACTTTATGTTACTAGGAAGGATTATGTTCTAAAGTTTACTAATATGAAGacaggaaagattttatggtaTCTAATGTTTGCTGATATTGAAGCTTCCTATCAATGCAATGCAATTGAAAGTTTTCTGGGTAGTGTCTTTTATACTGAAGATGAAGTTAGCCTTAGAAAGAATCTTGATGCCAAGTTGCAGCTTCATTGTCCTCCAAAGCCTGTTGTGTACCGCATACGTGATCGCAGTTCGTTCAAGTCTCTTTTCAAGACTAATAGTTTGCCAGATGCTTTTGCTGGGGACAAAGTGCTCTTGCTAGCTGCACCTGACCTTGATCCTATGTTACAGCTGGTCGAAAAGATATTAGGTTTGCATCAAAGTAATGGAGGTGATATAGGGCTTGCTCTACCCACCCCTGAGAGTGAAGATTTTGGAGTCGTGGCTTTGCCTGAAGGAGATATTGATCAAATTCATGAGATTGGAGGTTTTGCTAATTTAATAGGATCTCATTTCTGGTTTGTTGCCCTATTTGGTGGTCTTATGCTCCTAATTGTTACTTTCTTTGTTAGTCACTGGGTAGTTAAAGAACAAGGTAAGTTAAACAAGGGAGTTGAGATGCCCAATATCCAAGCTTTAACAACCAGAAAGAAGAAACCTCGAAAACCAAGAACAAATAGCAAAACTgctgagagaaagaaaaagaatgtttctcatgatcaaATGGCCAAAGACATCAATGTGCTCCCAGATTATGAAAGAGCAAAAAAATTCTTACAACTTGGGTTGCCTAATAATTCAGATGGTTTCATGGACGGACGCAACATTGGCAGATTGTTTGTCTCAACCACAGGAATTGCAATGGGAAGCAACGGTACCGTCGTGCTTGAGGGAATTTATGATGGTCGTCCAGTTGCTGTTAAGCGCCTTGTACAGACCCATCACAACGTGGCATTTAAAGAGATTCAGAATCTCATTGCCTCTGATCACCATCCAAATATTGTGAGATGGTTTGGTGTGGAGTATGATCAAGATTTTGTCTATCTTGCTCTGGAACGTTGTGCCTGTAGCTTATATGATTTGATATTGTCCTGCTCTAGCtcacaaaatcaagaaacttACCAGGATGGAGATTGTAACTGTGCTGGCAATGAATTTGTTCGACTAGGGTTGCTAGGAGATAACCATGCTCTCCAGTTATCGAAGTCGAATGGGTATCCTTCGCATCATTTGTTAAAATTAATGAG GGATGTTGTTCGGGGGCTTGCTCATTTGCATGAACTTGGTATTATTCATCGGGATTTAAAGCCTCAAAATGTTCTTGTAACAAAGGAAAGAGTTTTATGTGCCAAACTTTCAGATATGGGCATCAACAAGCGCCTTTCTGGGGATACGTCTTCTTTAACAAAGCATGCAACTG GTTATGGGAGTTCAGGGTGGCAAGCACCTGAGCAACTTCTTCATGAACGTCAGACGCGAGCTGTAGATTTGTTCAGTCTAGGCTGTCTTCTCTTCTTTTGTATTACTGGTGGCAAACACCCATTCGGTGAAATCCTTGAACGTGATGTGAATATAGTTAATAACCAAAAAGACTTGTTCTTGATAGAAAACCTTCCTGAAGCAACAGATTTGATCGCTTCTCTCTTGCATTGCAACCCTGAGTTGAG gCCAAAAGCAACTCAAGTAGCGTGTCATCCTTTGTTTTGGGATTCAGAGATGCGACTTTCATTTCTTCGAGATGCCAGTGATAGGGTGGAATTGGAGGATAGGGAGAAGGAATCTGAACTGCTGAAAGCATTGGAAAGTATTGGAAATGTGGCTTTAGGTGGTAAATGGGATGAAAAGATGGATACTGCTTTTATCAATGATATTGGGCGTTACAGGCGGTACAAGTTTGATAGTGTTCGGGACTTGTTGCGTGTGATACGAAACAAGTTAAACCACTATAGAGAACTTCCAAAGGATATCCAGGGAATTCTTGGGCAAGTCCCTGAAGGATTTGATAATTACTTTTCTACACGATTCCCGAAACTTGTAATAGAGGTTTTTAAGGTGTTTCACTTGTATTGTGCAGAAGAGGAAGAAGCCTTTATCAAGTACTTTAAATGCGATTACATGTAA
- the LOC113712534 gene encoding glucan endo-1,3-beta-D-glucosidase, translating to MALSYLIKNGIALPALIFLLLLNPFSGVSGVGINYGTLGNNLPSPKRVAQLLQSTLIDKVKIYDTNPDILEAFSNTGIDLIVAVENYLVSNVSSSASAADEWFSTRIVPFIPATSVIAIAVGNEYLTTDDDKLDHNALVKAMQNLHQVLLSRGLDRKIKVTTTHSMAVLASSFPPSASTFATTLLPTMTAIVGFLADTGSPFMVNAYPYFAYRDNPAMVNLEYALLGNSTGVRDPKGYMYTNMLDAQIDAVRSAVSALGFGNRSVEITVSESGWPSKGDAGETAAAPDNAKTYITRLIERAQSNKGTPMKPRDSIEIFVFALFNENKKQGGVSERNFGIFNSDGSKVYDLDLSCKFCSSNGNKMGFGEKVSGMARGPSVWCVAKPHADEKVVQAVLDFCCGPGGVDCREIYEKGDCFEPDKVHAHASYAMNAYYQMHGRNYWNCDFKGTGLVTFSDPSYGKCSYSQQ from the exons ATGGCTCTTTCGTACTTGATCAAGAATGGTATTGCACTCCCAGCCCTGATCTTTCTCCTCCTACTGAACCCTTTCTCTGGCGTCTCCGGTGTCGGTATTAACTACGGCACTCTAGGAAATAATCTGCCATCGCCAAAAAGAGTAGCTCAGCTGCTTCAGTCCACCCTCATTGATAAGGTCAAGATTTATGACACCAACCCTGATATTCTTGAAGCCTTCTCCAACACCGGCATTGATCTCATTGTTGCAGTGGAAAACTACCTCGTGTCAAACGTAAGTTCCAGTGCTTCTGCCGCCGATGAGTGGTTTTCCACTCGTATCGTGCCTTTCATTCCGGCTACATCCGTCATTGCCATTGCCGTGGGTAATGAGTATTTAACCACCGATGATGATAAGTTAGATCACAATGCTTTAGTCAAAGCCATGCAAAACTTGCACCAAGTTTTGCTCTCGCGAGGTTTGGACCGCAAAATTAAGGTCACAACAACTCATAGCATGGCGGTTCTTGCATCTTCATTTCCTCCCTCGGCTTCCACCTTCGCCACCACCCTCCTCCCCACAATGACGGCCATAGTGGGATTCTTAGCTGATACCGGTTCACCATTTATGGTGAATGCATATCCATATTTTGCATACAGGGATAATCCCGCTATGGTCAACCTGGAATATGCATTGCTAGGCAATTCCACTGGGGTACGTGACCCCAAGGGGTACATGTACACCAACATGCTGGATGCACAGATTGATGCCGTTCGATCTGCCGTCTCCGCATTAGGCTTTGGCAATCGTTCGGTCGAAATTACTGTGTCTGAATCAGGATGGCCATCCAAGGGTGATGCAGGAGAGACTGCAGCTGCTCCTGATAACGCCAAAACTTACATCACTAGGCTGATCGAACGCGCTCAGTCAAATAAAGGAACTCCAATGAAGCCCAGGGACAGTATAGAGATCTTTGTTTTCGCTTTGTTCAATGAGAACAAGAAACAAGGGGGTGTCAGTGAGAGAAATTTTGGGATATTCAATTCGGATGGATCAAAAGTTTATGATTTAGACTTGAGCTGTAAATTTTGCAGCAGTAATGGTAACAAAATGGGGTTTGGGGAGAAAGTTTCAGGCATGGCAAGAGGACCATCGGTTTGGTGTGTGGCCAAACCACATGCGGATGAGAAGGTGGTTCAGGCCGTCTTAGATTTTTGCTGTGGCCCAGGAGGGGTGGACTGCAGAGAGATCTATGAGAAGGGGGATTGTTTTGAGCCTGATAAGGTCCATGCCCATGCATCCTATGCTATGAATGCATACTACCAGATGCATGGAAGAAACTATTGGAATTGCGATTTCAAGGGTACTGGACTTGTGACCTTCAGCGATCCAA GTTATGGCAAGTGCAGCTATTCCCAGCAGTGA